One Triticum dicoccoides isolate Atlit2015 ecotype Zavitan chromosome 5B, WEW_v2.0, whole genome shotgun sequence genomic window carries:
- the LOC119312067 gene encoding actin-related protein 7, with translation MEAVVVDAGSKLLKAGIALPDQAPGLVMPSKMKTEVEESEVADGAAAVVEEVVQPVVRGFVKDWDAMEDLLTYVLYRNIGWEMGDEGQILFTEPLFTPKALREQLVQLMFEKFNVSGFYDSEQAVLSLYAVGRISGCTVDIGHGKIDIAPVCEGAVQHVASKRFEIGGTDLTNLFAQELKKSNPSVNIDISDVERLKEQYACCTEDQLAFEAIASTCQPETHTLPDGQVITIEKERYIVGEALFQPSILGLEDYGIVHQLITSVSDVASEYQKQLLENTMLCGGTVSMTGFEDRFQREANLSASAIRPTLVKAPEYMPEDLARHSAWLGGAILAKVVFPQNQHVTKGDYDETGPSIVHKKCF, from the exons atggaggcGGTGGTCGTCGACGCGGGGTCCAAGCTGCTGAAGGCCGGCATCGCGCTGCCCGACCAGGCCCCCGGGCTG GTGATGCCCTCGAAGATGAAgacggaggtggaggagagcgaggtggccgacggcgcggcggcggtggtggaggaggtggTGCAGCCGGTGGTGCGCGGCTTCGTCAAGGACTGGGACGCCATGGAGGACCTGCTCACCTACGTCCTCTACAGGAACATCGGCTGGGAGATGGGGGACGAGGGCCAGATCCTCTTCACCGAGCCGCTCTTCACGCCCAAG GCTCTCCGGGAGCAATTAGTGCAACTTATGTTCGAAAAATTCAATGTATCAGGGTTTTATGACTCTGAACAGGCTGTATTGTCCCTTTATGCTGTTGGTCGCATTTCGGGTTGTACGGTTGACATTGGACATGGGAAAATAG ATATTGCTCCAGTTTGTGAAGGTGCTGTTCAGCACGTAGCGTCAAAGAGATTTGAGATTGGAGGAACTGACTTGACAAACCTATTTGCGCAAGAACTAAAGAAGTCCAACCCATCAGTAAACATTGACATTTCTGATGTTGAGAGGCTGAAAGAGCAGTATGCATGCTGCACAGAAGATCAGTTAGCCTTTGAAGCTATAGCGAGTACATGCCAGCCAGAAACTCACACTCTTCCAGATGGACAG GTTATAACAATTGAAAAAGAGCGCTATATAGTTGGTGAAGCTTTGTTTCAACCAAGTATCTTGGGCTTGGAAGATTATGGTATTGTCCACCAGCTAATTACTAGTGTTTCAGACGTCGCATCGGAGTACCAAAAGCAACTGCTTGAGAACACTATGCTATGTGGTGGCACTGTATCTATGACTG GTTTCGAGGACAGGTTTCAGAGAGAAGCGAATCTGTCAGCTTCCGCGATCCGCCCGACTCTTGTGAAG GCCCCGGAGTACATGCCGGAGGACCTGGCGCGGCACTCGGCGTGGCTGGGCGGCGCGATCCTGGCCAAGGTGGTCTTCCCCCAGAACCAGCACGTGACCAAGGGCGACTACGACGAGACGGGCCCGTCCATCGTCCACAAGAAGTGCTTCTGA
- the LOC119310275 gene encoding pentatricopeptide repeat-containing protein At5g14080-like, with amino-acid sequence MAPPWPAPRLLLLRRHAAARAVSGRAYPPPSAPASSPEAFHAHLASLAAHSRAGHPATLPSLLAALARARAARLPLLPATRALAASALLRHGRLPDALAHFSLLPDSAAPPAPLGNSLLAALASSGSLDAARKVFGRMLAGAAELDTVGFGVFAKSVGRRDGLDEVLRLVDAVHHREGLINKSVVAAMVVDGLCRERRIEDAWRALEDMRLRGWKPDFVAYRIVSEGFRLAERAEEEGRILKQKRKLGVAPRKVDYREVLLALVSERQISDAKEMAEAIVLGDFPIDDDVLNLLVCSVSEIDADAAIMFCKFMIGKERFPSIQMLVQLCEGLCKNGKGDEMWDMFRVLLDKGYCTSEREYHLVVSFLGKAGKVREAYDVIKEIKRKKLDPGISSYNSLMVTLCRNDLLRPAKKLWDEMFTSGCSPNLQTYNILIIKFADIGESEQLQQLFDHMVQKGVAPDSTTYTSVITMLCQENKYEQAEEIFNKSVAQDPKLASSVLTVFIIALCKQGGFKTALGVMSSLPSNIESSNSHVILLKCLTDVEEIEMASEHIKWIRRYCSSAFQNIMNELMASLSTSASLQNVRKLVCYLHSQGLVNEVGPWMKLIEDDYA; translated from the exons ATGGCCCCACCGTGGCCCGCCCCGCGcctgctcctcctccgccgccacgccgccgcgcgcgccgtcTCCGGCCGGGCCTACCCGCCGCCCTCCGCCCCCGCCTCGAGCCCGGAGGCCTTCCACGCGCACCTCGCGTCGCTCGCGGCGCACTCCCGCGCGGGCCACCCGGCCACGCTCCCGTCGCTCCTCGCCGCgctcgcccgcgcccgcgccgcgcGGCTGCCGCTCCTCCCGGCCACCCGCGCGCTCGCGGCCTCCGCGCTCCTCCGCCACGGCCGCCTCCCCGACGCGCTCGCGCACTTCAGcctcctcccggactccgccgcgccgcccgcgccgctcgGCAACTCCCTGCTCGCCGCGCTCGCGTCGTCCGGGTCACTCGATGCCGCGCGCAAGGTGTTCGGCAGAATGCTGGCCGGCGCCGCCGAGCTGGACACCGTCGGCTTCGGGGTGTTTGCGAAGAGTGTGGGCAGGAGGGACGGGCTGGACGAGGTCCTGCGGCTGGTGGACGCGGTGCACCATCGGGAGGGCTTGATCAACAAGTCTGTTGTCGCGGCGATGGTTGTCGACGGTCTGTGTCGGGAGCGGAGGATAGAGGATGCTTGGCGGGCTTTGGAGGATATGAGGTTACGTGGATGGAAGCCGGATTTTGTAGCATACAGGATTGTGTCTGAGGGATTCAGGTTAGCAGAAAGGGCAGAGGAGGAAGGGAGGATCTTGAAGCAGAAGAGGAAGCTCGGTGTTGCACCAAGGAAGGTGGACTACAGAGAGGTTCTGCTTGCGTTGGTGTCTGAAAGGCAGATTTCTGACGCGAAGGAGATGGCGGAAGCGATTGTATTAGGCGATTTCCCAATTGATGACGATGTGTTGAATCTGTTGGTTTGTTCGGTGTCAGAGATTGATGCTGATGCTGCAATTATGTTCTGCAAGTTCATGATAGGGAAGGAGAGATTTCCAAGTATACAGATGCTCGTACAACTTTGTGAGGGCCTTTGCAAGAATGGCAAGGGCGATGAGATGTGGGACATGTTTAGAGTGCTTTTGGATAAGGGCTATTGCACGAGCGAGAGGGAGTATCATTTGGTGGTGTCATTCTTGGGCAAGGCAGGGAAGGTCAGAGAGGCATATGATGTGATAAAGGAGATAAAAAGGAAGAAGCTTGATCCTGGCATTTCATCATACAATTCTCTCATGGTAACACTCTGCAGAAATGACCTCCTTAGGCCTGCTAAGAAGTTGTGGGATGAGATGTTCACCAGTGGGTGTAGTCCAAATCTGCAGACCTACAATATACTTATAATAAAATTTGCAGACAttggtgaaagtgaacaactccaaCAGCTGTTTGATCACATGGTCCAGAAAGGAGTGGCACCAGATAGTACAACATACACATCTGTCATTACTATGTTGTGTCAAGAAAACAAATATGAACAGGCCGAGGAGATCTTTAACAAATCTGTAGCGCAGGATCCTAAACTAGCTAGTTCAGTGTTAACTGTGTTTATCATTGCACTCTGTAAACAAG GTGGCTTCAAAACAGCATTGGGTGTTATGTCAAGTCTTCCATCCAATATTGAGAGCTCGAATTCACATGTTATTCTGTTGAAGTGCCTAACAGATGTTGAGGAAATTGAAATGGCTTCTGAACACATAAAGTGGATAAGACGCTACTGCAGCTCTGCTTTTCAGAATATAATGAATGAACTCATGGCTTCTCTTTCCACTTCTGCTAGCCTTCAAAATGTCAGGAAATTGGTCTGTTATTTACATTCTCAGGGGCTTGTTAATGAAGTTGGCCCATGGATGAAGTTGATAGAAGATGATTATGCTTGA